The proteins below are encoded in one region of Pseudomonas putida S13.1.2:
- the moaC gene encoding cyclic pyranopterin monophosphate synthase MoaC, producing the protein MLTHLDSQGRANMVDVTEKAVTEREATAEARVRMLPQTLQMIVDGEHPKGDVFAVARIAGIQAAKKTSDLIPLCHPLMLTSVKVELSAEGEDAVHIVARCKLAGQTGVEMEALTAASVAALTIYDMCKAVDKGMVIEQVRLLEKLGGKSGHYKVQA; encoded by the coding sequence GTGCTGACACATCTTGATTCCCAGGGGCGGGCCAACATGGTCGACGTCACTGAAAAGGCCGTGACCGAGCGTGAGGCCACCGCCGAGGCGCGGGTGCGTATGTTGCCGCAGACCTTGCAGATGATCGTCGACGGCGAACATCCCAAGGGCGACGTGTTCGCCGTGGCACGCATTGCCGGGATCCAGGCGGCGAAGAAGACCAGCGACCTGATCCCGCTGTGCCACCCGCTGATGCTGACCAGCGTCAAGGTCGAGCTCAGCGCCGAGGGCGAGGACGCCGTGCATATTGTCGCCCGTTGCAAGCTGGCCGGGCAGACCGGTGTGGAGATGGAGGCGCTGACGGCTGCCAGCGTTGCCGCGCTGACGATCTATGACATGTGCAAGGCTGTGGACAAGGGCATGGTCATCGAACAGGTGCGCCTGCTGGAAAAGCTCGGCGGCAAGAGTGGCCACTACAAGGTGCAGGCATGA
- the rhlB gene encoding ATP-dependent RNA helicase RhlB encodes MLKALKKIFGKGDAAPQAVAPVASVTPPAPAPASEARSATKPAVAPANPAPKAEQPAAATPPADKAAKDKPRRERKPKPQASLWKPEDFVVEPQEGKTRFHDFKLSNELMHAIHDLGFPYCTPIQAQVLGYTLRGQDAIGRAQTGTGKTAAFLISIISQLQQTPPPKERYMGEPRALIIAPTRELVVQIAKDAAALTKYTGLNVMSFVGGMDFDKQLKALEARHCDILVATPGRLLDFNQRGEVHLDMVEVMVLDEADRMLDMGFIPQVRQIIRQTPPKSERQTLLFSATFTDDVMNLAKQWTTNPAIVEIEPENVASETVEQHVYAVAGSDKYKLLYNLVTQNNWERVMVFANRKDEVRRIEEKLVRDGINAAQLSGDVPQHKRIRTLENFREGRITVLVATDVAGRGIHIDGISHVINFTLPEDPDDYVHRIGRTGRAGASGVSISFAGEDDSYQLPAIEELLGRKIKCEMPPDELLKPVPRKHH; translated from the coding sequence GTGCTCAAAGCACTCAAGAAAATATTCGGCAAGGGAGACGCCGCGCCACAAGCCGTCGCTCCTGTTGCCAGCGTGACGCCGCCTGCGCCCGCACCCGCCAGCGAGGCCCGGTCCGCAACAAAACCGGCCGTAGCGCCTGCCAACCCCGCCCCAAAGGCTGAACAACCCGCTGCTGCTACGCCACCTGCCGACAAAGCGGCCAAGGACAAACCGCGTCGCGAGCGCAAGCCCAAACCGCAGGCCAGCCTGTGGAAGCCGGAAGACTTCGTGGTCGAGCCACAGGAAGGCAAGACCCGCTTCCACGACTTCAAGCTGTCCAACGAGCTGATGCACGCCATCCACGACCTGGGCTTCCCGTACTGCACGCCGATCCAGGCGCAGGTGCTGGGGTATACCCTGCGCGGCCAGGACGCCATCGGCCGGGCCCAGACCGGTACCGGCAAGACTGCAGCGTTTTTGATCTCGATCATTTCCCAGCTGCAGCAGACGCCACCGCCCAAGGAACGCTACATGGGCGAGCCGCGTGCGCTGATCATCGCGCCTACCCGCGAGCTGGTGGTGCAGATTGCCAAGGACGCCGCTGCGCTGACCAAGTACACCGGCCTGAACGTCATGAGCTTTGTCGGCGGCATGGACTTCGACAAGCAGCTGAAAGCGCTTGAAGCACGCCACTGCGACATCCTGGTGGCCACTCCTGGCCGCCTGCTGGACTTCAACCAGCGCGGCGAAGTGCACCTGGACATGGTCGAGGTGATGGTGCTGGACGAAGCAGACCGCATGCTCGACATGGGTTTCATCCCTCAGGTGCGCCAGATCATTCGCCAGACACCACCGAAAAGCGAGCGCCAGACCCTGCTGTTCTCCGCCACCTTCACCGACGACGTGATGAACCTGGCGAAGCAGTGGACCACCAACCCGGCCATCGTCGAAATCGAGCCGGAAAACGTGGCCAGCGAAACGGTCGAGCAGCACGTGTACGCGGTGGCTGGCAGCGACAAGTACAAGCTGCTGTACAACCTGGTAACCCAGAACAACTGGGAACGGGTGATGGTGTTTGCCAACCGCAAGGACGAAGTGCGGCGCATCGAGGAAAAACTGGTGCGCGACGGCATCAATGCCGCCCAGCTGTCGGGCGACGTGCCGCAGCACAAGCGCATCCGCACCCTGGAAAACTTCCGCGAAGGGCGCATCACCGTGCTGGTGGCCACCGACGTGGCCGGGCGTGGCATCCATATCGATGGCATCAGCCACGTGATCAACTTCACCCTGCCGGAAGACCCGGACGACTACGTGCACCGCATTGGCCGTACCGGCCGCGCAGGGGCCAGCGGCGTGTCGATCAGTTTTGCCGGGGAGGATGACTCGTATCAGCTGCCGGCGATCGAAGAGCTGCTGGGGCGCAAGATCAAGTGCGAAATGCCGCCCGATGAGCTGCTAAAGCCGGTGCCGCGCAAACACCACTGA
- a CDS encoding amino acid ABC transporter permease, translated as MNAHVFKPDMPPPVKTVGVLAWMRANLFSSWLNTLLTLLAIYLVWLIVPPLLQWALIDANWVGTTRADCTKEGACWVFVQQRFGQFMYGYYPAELRWRVDLTVWLAVIGAAPLFIKRFPRKAFYGLGFLVLYPVLAYTLLHGGYLGLESVPTSQWGGLMLTLVIATVGIVGALPLGILLALGRRSRMPAVKVVCVTFIEFWRGVPLITVLFMSSVMLPLFLPEGMSFDKLLRAMIGVILFQSAYIAEVVRGGLQAIPKGQYEAAAAMGLGYWRSMGLVILPQALKLVIPGIVNTFIALFKDTSLVIIIGLFDLLNSVKQAAADPAWLGMATEGYVFAALVFWIFCFGMSRYSMHLERKLDTGHKR; from the coding sequence GTGAATGCCCATGTTTTCAAACCCGATATGCCGCCACCGGTGAAAACCGTCGGCGTGCTCGCATGGATGCGTGCCAACCTGTTCTCCAGCTGGCTCAACACGCTGTTGACCCTGCTCGCCATCTACCTGGTATGGCTGATTGTGCCACCGCTGCTGCAGTGGGCGTTGATTGACGCCAACTGGGTCGGCACCACCCGCGCCGACTGCACCAAGGAGGGCGCCTGCTGGGTGTTCGTGCAGCAGCGCTTTGGCCAGTTCATGTACGGCTACTACCCGGCCGAGCTGCGCTGGCGGGTGGACCTGACAGTGTGGCTTGCCGTCATCGGCGCTGCGCCGCTGTTCATCAAGCGCTTCCCGCGCAAGGCCTTCTACGGCCTGGGCTTCCTGGTGCTGTACCCGGTACTGGCCTACACCCTGCTGCACGGGGGGTACCTGGGCCTGGAAAGTGTACCGACCAGCCAGTGGGGCGGGCTGATGCTGACCCTGGTGATCGCTACCGTGGGTATCGTCGGCGCCTTGCCGCTGGGCATCCTGCTGGCCCTGGGCCGGCGTTCGAGGATGCCGGCCGTGAAGGTGGTGTGCGTGACCTTCATCGAGTTCTGGCGCGGCGTGCCGTTGATTACCGTGCTGTTCATGTCGTCGGTGATGCTGCCGTTGTTCCTGCCCGAAGGCATGAGCTTCGACAAGCTGCTGCGGGCGATGATCGGCGTGATCCTGTTCCAGTCGGCGTACATCGCCGAGGTGGTGCGCGGCGGCCTGCAGGCCATCCCCAAGGGCCAGTACGAAGCCGCCGCAGCCATGGGCCTGGGCTACTGGCGCTCGATGGGCCTGGTGATTCTGCCGCAGGCGCTCAAGTTGGTGATCCCCGGCATCGTCAACACCTTCATTGCCCTGTTCAAGGACACCAGCCTGGTGATCATCATCGGCCTGTTCGACCTGCTGAACAGCGTCAAGCAAGCTGCCGCCGACCCGGCCTGGCTGGGCATGGCTACCGAGGGCTATGTGTTCGCCGCCCTGGTGTTCTGGATTTTCTGTTTCGGTATGTCCCGCTACTCCATGCACCTGGAGCGCAAGCTGGACACTGGCCACAAGCGTTAG
- a CDS encoding SagB/ThcOx family dehydrogenase codes for MKTYQLNEDIVFTAKKGMFALWNLKNGEQYQIYDQKYLDRIYELTTLSEYRSATDNIDEELIDAGILELTTFDKASESPRQQWGWDDIAKIFHLGTKHNFPCDLSNDSENPEAAYVDFCESIAASIPPIHIERTGAVTSLPRPCLIELESSLLSTLKNRKTSRHFKCLDTDVKIVSDLLFTTFGKFHGNTHEEALAARGIKTIGYRRSSPSAGCLQATEAYLIALNVQGLKKGVYHYRPQDHALSLIKNDIVDLSKTLCHQTFATDASFLIVMTSRFDKLWWKYPHSRAYRSALMEVGHLSQTFNLSATAYKLNTWISGYFIDDMLNKLLEVDGINEHSLFVIASGPGYSDPISPNMQKLI; via the coding sequence ATGAAAACATACCAGCTCAACGAAGACATCGTCTTCACTGCCAAAAAAGGCATGTTCGCCCTATGGAATTTGAAGAATGGCGAGCAATACCAGATTTACGACCAAAAGTATTTGGATAGAATTTACGAACTAACAACTTTATCAGAATACCGGTCCGCCACTGACAACATCGACGAAGAACTTATCGACGCTGGCATACTAGAGCTGACAACGTTTGACAAGGCGAGTGAAAGTCCACGCCAACAATGGGGATGGGACGATATCGCAAAAATCTTCCATTTGGGTACAAAACACAATTTCCCGTGCGACTTGTCTAATGACTCAGAGAATCCAGAGGCTGCTTACGTCGACTTTTGCGAGAGTATTGCCGCCAGCATACCTCCGATTCACATAGAGCGGACTGGAGCTGTAACAAGCTTACCTAGACCATGCTTAATAGAGCTAGAGTCTTCATTACTGAGCACACTAAAAAACAGAAAAACGAGCCGTCATTTCAAATGCTTAGACACCGATGTGAAAATTGTTTCGGACTTATTGTTCACCACCTTTGGCAAGTTTCATGGGAACACGCATGAAGAGGCATTAGCCGCGCGCGGAATAAAAACCATTGGCTATAGACGCTCATCACCAAGCGCTGGGTGCCTACAAGCTACAGAAGCTTATCTCATTGCACTAAACGTCCAAGGGCTTAAAAAAGGTGTTTATCATTATAGACCACAAGATCATGCATTATCACTCATCAAAAATGACATTGTCGATCTGAGTAAAACATTATGTCATCAGACATTTGCCACAGATGCATCCTTCCTTATCGTCATGACGTCTAGGTTTGACAAGCTCTGGTGGAAATATCCTCACTCAAGAGCATACCGGTCAGCTCTAATGGAGGTTGGGCATCTTTCTCAGACTTTTAATTTATCCGCAACAGCCTACAAGTTGAATACTTGGATCAGCGGGTACTTCATCGACGACATGCTCAACAAGTTATTGGAAGTAGACGGCATCAACGAACACTCCCTCTTCGTAATAGCTAGCGGCCCTGGTTATTCAGACCCTATATCTCCTAATATGCAGAAACTAATTTAG
- a CDS encoding alpha/beta hydrolase — MTNPLILEPQKTADACVIWLHGLGADRYDFLPVAEFMQERLLSTRFIMPQAPTRAVTINGGYAMPSWYDIKAMTPARAIDEAQLEASAEQVVALIKAEQAKGINLSRIFLAGFSQGGAVVLHTAYIKWQEALGGVIALSTYAPTFNDQHQLSACQQRTPALCLHGVHDPVVIPSMGRTAFEYLNTWGVAARWYEYPMEHEVVVEELNDIHNWLSEQLQ; from the coding sequence ATGACCAACCCGCTGATTCTCGAACCACAGAAAACCGCTGATGCCTGTGTGATCTGGTTGCACGGTTTGGGGGCCGACCGTTACGACTTCCTACCGGTAGCCGAATTCATGCAGGAGCGCCTGCTCAGCACCCGGTTCATCATGCCCCAGGCCCCGACCCGAGCAGTCACCATAAATGGCGGTTATGCCATGCCCAGCTGGTATGACATCAAGGCCATGACCCCGGCCCGCGCCATTGACGAAGCGCAGCTGGAAGCGTCGGCCGAGCAAGTGGTTGCCCTGATCAAGGCCGAGCAGGCCAAAGGCATCAACCTGTCGCGTATCTTCCTGGCCGGTTTCTCCCAGGGTGGCGCGGTGGTGCTGCACACTGCCTATATAAAGTGGCAAGAAGCACTGGGTGGGGTGATTGCCCTGTCCACCTATGCCCCCACCTTCAACGACCAGCACCAGTTGAGTGCCTGCCAGCAGCGCACCCCGGCCCTGTGCCTGCATGGCGTGCATGACCCGGTGGTGATCCCGTCCATGGGCCGCACCGCATTCGAGTACCTGAACACCTGGGGCGTCGCCGCCCGCTGGTACGAGTACCCGATGGAACACGAAGTGGTGGTCGAAGAACTGAACGACATCCACAACTGGCTCAGCGAGCAGCTGCAATAG
- a CDS encoding MoaD/ThiS family protein: MKVKVMYFARYRELLGVDGERVEGAFKVLDDVRQALVAKGGHYAVLAEQNLMCARNEELCKLDEPLEEGDEVAFFPPVTGG; the protein is encoded by the coding sequence ATGAAGGTCAAGGTGATGTACTTCGCCCGCTACCGCGAACTGCTTGGTGTGGATGGCGAGCGTGTAGAAGGCGCGTTCAAGGTGCTGGACGATGTGCGCCAGGCCCTGGTGGCCAAGGGTGGGCACTATGCGGTGCTGGCTGAGCAGAACCTGATGTGCGCGCGCAACGAAGAGCTGTGCAAGCTTGATGAGCCACTGGAAGAGGGTGATGAAGTGGCGTTCTTCCCGCCGGTGACCGGAGGCTGA
- the moaE gene encoding molybdopterin synthase catalytic subunit MoaE, translating to MAVRVQQGAFDPGAEVNAMHAANVGVGAVVSFVGYVRDFNDGREVAGMFLEHYPGMTEKALAKIVVEAEQRWPLLKVEVLHRIGALEPGEPIVFVGVASAHRQAAFDACNFIMDYLKTRAPFWKKENTQEGPRWVEGKQSDQDAAGRW from the coding sequence ATGGCAGTGCGAGTGCAACAAGGCGCGTTCGACCCGGGCGCCGAGGTGAATGCCATGCATGCGGCCAATGTTGGCGTGGGCGCGGTAGTCAGTTTTGTTGGTTATGTGCGGGATTTCAACGACGGCCGCGAAGTGGCGGGGATGTTCCTTGAACACTACCCGGGCATGACCGAAAAGGCGCTGGCCAAGATCGTGGTCGAGGCCGAGCAGCGCTGGCCGTTGCTCAAGGTGGAGGTGTTGCACCGCATCGGGGCGCTGGAGCCGGGCGAGCCGATCGTGTTTGTCGGTGTGGCCAGTGCCCATCGGCAGGCGGCGTTCGATGCCTGCAACTTCATCATGGACTACCTGAAGACCCGGGCGCCGTTCTGGAAGAAGGAGAATACCCAGGAAGGGCCGCGGTGGGTTGAAGGCAAGCAGAGTGACCAGGATGCGGCGGGGCGCTGGTAG
- a CDS encoding amino acid ABC transporter ATP-binding protein: MSEAIKQPAGPEGIIQMQGVNKWYGQFHVLKDINLNVRQGERIVLCGPSGSGKSTTIRCLNRLEEHQQGRIVVDGVELTNDLKQIEAIRREVGMVFQHFNLFPHLSILENCTLAPMWVRKMPRRKAEEIAMHYLERVRIPEQAHKYPGQLSGGQQQRVAIARALCMKPKIMLFDEPTSALDPEMVKEVLDTMVGLAEDGMTMLCVTHEMGFARTVANRVIFMDKGEIVEQAAPDDFFDRPRSDRTRLFLSQILH; this comes from the coding sequence ATGAGTGAAGCGATCAAGCAGCCTGCCGGCCCCGAAGGCATCATCCAGATGCAGGGTGTGAACAAGTGGTACGGCCAGTTCCATGTGCTAAAGGACATCAACCTGAACGTGCGCCAGGGCGAACGCATCGTGTTGTGCGGGCCGTCCGGCTCGGGCAAGTCCACCACCATCCGTTGCCTCAACCGCCTGGAAGAACACCAGCAGGGGCGCATCGTGGTTGATGGCGTGGAGCTGACCAACGACCTGAAGCAGATCGAGGCCATCCGCCGTGAAGTGGGCATGGTGTTCCAGCACTTCAACCTGTTCCCGCACCTGAGCATTCTGGAAAACTGCACCTTGGCGCCGATGTGGGTGCGCAAGATGCCGCGGCGCAAGGCCGAGGAAATTGCCATGCACTACCTGGAGCGCGTGCGTATTCCCGAGCAGGCGCACAAGTACCCGGGGCAGCTGTCGGGTGGCCAACAGCAGCGTGTGGCGATTGCCCGTGCGCTGTGCATGAAGCCGAAGATCATGCTGTTCGACGAGCCGACCTCGGCGCTTGACCCGGAAATGGTCAAGGAAGTGCTCGATACCATGGTCGGCCTGGCCGAGGATGGCATGACCATGCTCTGCGTGACCCACGAGATGGGCTTTGCCCGCACCGTGGCGAACCGGGTGATCTTCATGGACAAGGGGGAGATCGTGGAGCAGGCGGCGCCGGATGACTTCTTCGACCGGCCGCGCAGCGACCGGACCAGGTTGTTCCTGAGCCAGATTCTGCACTGA
- a CDS encoding amino acid ABC transporter substrate-binding protein, with product MKMLKTTLAVLTAAAALGAVSNAQAGATLDAVKKKGFVQCGVSDGLPGFSVPDAQGKIVGIDADVCRAVAAAVFGDATKVKFSQLNAKERFTALQSGEVDVLSRNTTWTSSRDAGMGLVFAGVTYYDGVGFLVNKKLGVSSAKELDGATICIQAGTTTELNVSDFFRANNLKYTPITFDTSDESAKSLESGRCDVLTSDKSQLFAQRSKLAAPTDYVVLPETISKEPLGPVVRKGDEEWFSIVKWTLFAMLNAEEAGVTSKNVEAEAKGTKNPDVARLLGADGEYGKDLKLPKDWVVQIVKQVGNYGEVFEKNLGQSTDLKIDRGMNALWNNGGIQYAPPVR from the coding sequence ATGAAGATGTTGAAAACCACCCTGGCAGTCCTGACCGCTGCCGCCGCACTGGGCGCCGTGAGCAATGCCCAGGCCGGCGCCACCCTTGATGCGGTAAAGAAGAAGGGCTTCGTCCAGTGTGGCGTGAGCGACGGTCTTCCGGGCTTCTCGGTACCTGATGCGCAGGGCAAGATCGTCGGTATCGACGCCGATGTCTGCCGCGCCGTGGCCGCCGCCGTGTTCGGCGACGCGACCAAGGTCAAGTTCAGCCAGCTCAACGCCAAGGAACGCTTCACCGCCCTGCAGTCGGGCGAGGTCGACGTGCTATCGCGCAACACCACCTGGACCAGCTCGCGCGATGCCGGCATGGGCCTGGTGTTTGCCGGTGTCACCTACTACGACGGGGTTGGCTTCCTGGTCAACAAGAAGCTGGGTGTCTCCAGTGCCAAGGAGCTTGATGGCGCAACCATCTGTATCCAGGCCGGTACCACCACCGAGCTGAACGTGTCGGACTTCTTCCGCGCCAATAACCTGAAGTACACCCCGATCACCTTCGACACCTCGGACGAAAGCGCCAAGTCGCTGGAGTCGGGCCGTTGCGACGTGCTGACCTCGGACAAGTCGCAGCTGTTTGCCCAGCGTTCCAAGCTGGCCGCGCCGACCGACTACGTGGTACTGCCGGAAACCATCTCCAAGGAGCCGCTGGGCCCGGTGGTGCGTAAAGGCGACGAGGAGTGGTTCAGCATCGTCAAGTGGACCCTGTTCGCCATGCTCAACGCCGAAGAGGCGGGCGTCACCTCGAAGAATGTCGAGGCCGAAGCCAAAGGCACCAAGAACCCGGACGTGGCCCGCCTGCTGGGTGCCGATGGTGAGTACGGCAAGGACCTCAAGCTGCCCAAAGACTGGGTAGTACAGATCGTCAAGCAAGTCGGCAACTACGGCGAAGTGTTCGAGAAGAACCTGGGCCAGAGCACCGACCTGAAGATCGACCGTGGCATGAACGCCCTGTGGAACAACGGCGGCATCCAGTACGCGCCACCTGTGCGCTGA
- a CDS encoding methyltransferase domain-containing protein, whose protein sequence is MDDTQLRHEASEIERRVGDELFSHQQLPRAAAAYERSLILDKNNIKTLNNFGALYEKLGDTERSIELYRKACSQLNNKTKNAHIYYRNLARACHSIKKINLGLWAYEKAIDSEDITSYEIAVNYLDLLSSATVSSSNKQTLITLEKISNVEKIDFELLSHIYYKNLLPRSTIDPSQAKWPSKLAAHLFNYKFSFQILTTQIITNPILEDLLERSKEYLSDLDQKSQSLLSEVIDAQHHLSQHAFNTDRHKLCQITSNTSKLHIRKPRGQNQSLNRLVHDTTGDPLRSFYESNPYPKWTYLPHHTPSTIYDYFSTTGLINTNKLSLKAKILIAGCGTGRHAIQMALNYPDAQIFGIDISLSSLQFANAMKQKHNIENVSFIHCSIFDISNLKTKFHIIECIGVLHHLKQPSRCIKALLMALRRDGTIKLGLYSKTARTSIETLKEKCSKHKITYSPENLIAIRKLAATQYPDKMKSIIWSRDFFSHQGCMDLLFNPYEDNYTPKRIYDLLRTYNLDFCGFETYQLHAPCFTKFNSGEDLRDLLHKWHIFESVNPSFFSDMYLFWIKPRNTHENRKL, encoded by the coding sequence ATGGACGATACACAACTGCGTCACGAAGCCTCCGAAATCGAACGAAGAGTAGGCGATGAGCTTTTCAGCCACCAACAACTTCCTCGTGCAGCAGCCGCATACGAAAGAAGTCTTATCCTTGACAAAAACAATATAAAGACACTCAACAACTTCGGCGCACTTTACGAAAAACTCGGAGACACAGAAAGATCTATCGAACTATACAGAAAGGCCTGCTCGCAATTAAACAACAAAACAAAAAATGCTCACATTTACTACAGAAACTTGGCACGTGCCTGCCACTCAATCAAAAAAATCAACTTGGGTCTCTGGGCGTACGAAAAAGCTATAGACTCAGAAGACATCACCAGTTATGAGATCGCAGTGAATTATCTCGACCTGCTGTCCAGCGCCACTGTATCCAGCAGCAACAAGCAAACATTAATAACACTAGAAAAAATTTCCAACGTTGAAAAAATTGACTTTGAATTACTGTCACATATTTACTATAAGAACCTGTTACCAAGATCAACTATAGACCCGTCACAAGCCAAGTGGCCATCGAAACTCGCAGCACACTTGTTCAACTATAAATTTTCTTTTCAAATTCTAACGACTCAGATCATTACTAACCCTATACTTGAGGATCTACTTGAACGCTCAAAAGAATACTTATCCGATCTCGATCAAAAGAGCCAATCCTTATTATCCGAAGTCATTGACGCTCAACACCACTTATCCCAACACGCTTTCAACACTGACAGGCATAAATTATGCCAGATCACTTCAAATACTTCAAAATTACATATCCGAAAACCGAGGGGGCAGAACCAGTCTCTCAATAGGCTTGTTCACGATACTACAGGAGATCCTCTTCGATCATTTTACGAGTCAAACCCTTATCCAAAATGGACATATTTACCCCATCATACACCCAGCACAATTTACGATTACTTCTCTACCACCGGATTAATTAACACGAATAAGCTTTCGCTAAAAGCCAAAATACTTATTGCAGGTTGCGGGACAGGCCGCCATGCAATTCAGATGGCTCTCAACTATCCAGACGCTCAAATATTTGGAATAGACATAAGTTTATCAAGCCTGCAATTCGCCAACGCAATGAAACAGAAGCACAACATTGAAAATGTCAGCTTCATCCACTGCAGCATCTTCGACATATCAAATCTTAAAACAAAGTTCCACATAATTGAATGCATTGGAGTTTTACACCACCTCAAACAACCTTCCAGATGTATCAAGGCTTTATTGATGGCGCTGCGCAGAGACGGGACTATAAAGCTCGGCCTCTATAGCAAAACAGCTAGAACATCTATTGAAACCCTAAAGGAGAAATGCAGCAAACACAAAATAACGTATTCCCCAGAAAACCTCATAGCAATAAGGAAGCTTGCCGCAACTCAATATCCTGACAAAATGAAGAGCATCATCTGGTCGAGAGATTTTTTCTCTCACCAAGGGTGCATGGATCTCTTATTCAACCCCTATGAAGATAACTATACCCCAAAAAGAATTTACGACCTTCTCCGGACATACAATCTAGATTTTTGCGGCTTCGAAACTTATCAACTCCACGCACCCTGCTTTACAAAATTTAATAGTGGAGAAGACCTGAGAGACTTACTCCACAAGTGGCACATATTTGAGTCGGTGAACCCCTCATTTTTTTCAGACATGTACCTGTTCTGGATCAAGCCAAGGAATACTCATGAGAATCGTAAGCTATAA
- a CDS encoding amino acid ABC transporter permease, which produces MQNQIGAPKGLSLNDPRVRAWLFQILTIVFVVGLGWYLFHNTQTNLQHRGITSGFDFLDRSAGFGIAQHLIPYVESDSYARVFVIGLLNTLLVTFIGVILATILGFIIGVARLSPNWMINKLATVYVETFRNIPPLLQILFWYFAVFLTLPGPRGSINIDDMFFISNRGLNMPGASMADGFWPFVVALLVAIAAVVVMVRLANKRFDETGVPFHKFWVGLALLLVIPGLSVLLFGNPVSWEVPQLKGFNFVGGWVLIPELLALTLALTIYTAAFIAEIVRSGIRSVSHGQTEAARSLGLREGPTLRKVIIPQALRVIIPPLTSQYLNLAKNSSLAAGIGYPEMVSLFAGTVLNQTGQAIEVIAITMSVYLAISISISLLMNWYNKRIALIER; this is translated from the coding sequence ATGCAAAATCAAATCGGCGCACCCAAGGGCTTGTCCCTTAATGATCCGCGTGTGCGCGCGTGGCTGTTCCAGATCCTCACGATCGTCTTCGTGGTCGGCCTGGGCTGGTACCTGTTCCACAACACGCAAACCAACCTGCAACACCGGGGTATCACCTCGGGCTTCGACTTCCTCGACCGCAGTGCCGGCTTCGGCATCGCCCAGCACCTGATCCCCTATGTGGAGTCGGACAGTTATGCGCGGGTGTTCGTCATCGGCCTGCTCAATACCCTGCTGGTCACCTTCATCGGCGTCATCCTGGCGACGATTCTGGGCTTCATCATTGGTGTGGCTCGCCTGTCACCGAACTGGATGATCAACAAACTGGCGACGGTGTATGTGGAAACCTTCCGCAACATTCCGCCGTTGCTGCAGATCCTGTTCTGGTACTTCGCGGTGTTCCTGACCCTGCCGGGACCGCGGGGCAGCATCAACATCGACGATATGTTCTTCATCAGCAACCGCGGCCTGAACATGCCTGGCGCGTCCATGGCCGATGGCTTCTGGCCGTTCGTCGTGGCCCTGTTGGTGGCAATTGCCGCCGTTGTCGTGATGGTGCGCCTGGCCAACAAGCGTTTCGACGAGACCGGCGTGCCGTTCCACAAGTTCTGGGTGGGGCTGGCCCTGCTGCTGGTCATCCCGGGCCTGAGCGTGCTGTTGTTCGGCAACCCGGTCAGCTGGGAAGTGCCCCAGCTCAAGGGCTTCAACTTTGTCGGTGGCTGGGTGCTGATCCCCGAGCTGCTGGCGCTGACCTTGGCGCTGACTATCTATACGGCAGCCTTCATTGCTGAAATCGTGCGTTCCGGCATCCGTTCGGTCAGCCATGGCCAGACCGAAGCCGCGCGCTCGCTGGGCCTGCGCGAGGGCCCGACCCTGCGCAAGGTGATCATTCCCCAGGCACTGCGGGTGATTATTCCGCCGCTGACCAGCCAGTACCTGAACCTGGCGAAGAACTCGTCGCTGGCGGCCGGTATCGGCTACCCGGAGATGGTCTCGCTGTTCGCCGGCACCGTGCTCAATCAGACCGGCCAGGCCATCGAGGTGATCGCCATCACCATGAGTGTCTATCTCGCCATCAGCATCAGCATTTCGCTGCTGATGAACTGGTACAACAAGCGCATTGCGCTGATCGAGCGGTGA